A DNA window from Parabacteroides johnsonii DSM 18315 contains the following coding sequences:
- a CDS encoding DUF6080 domain-containing protein, whose protein sequence is MMPSCLSILFRALRIEWRETKRTLFPPTLIETGLFLFFLILYGYIGYRMLFHTELIDVPNGGAGSYLGYDNLFHLHTRGGAFDISHPFFGIFHLLKTLLIILLTTLFKEKTSGIICLMLMNLLITGGLVLIYRYLKQIVQISSRRALLLTGFTGCFFTTVVLSFTTESYPFSFFLLVFSLLMLSREYKLTGYIKGRTILFLSFLCGGITITNAAKPAMALFLNKAPFWRKIRTGIKVMLPFVICVAVIMGFYTLKAKLFNPEGPSPIETTGQLGQYFIHDETFGKQALVDFWGNTIISTPLTQQLVGKEVVLRPSEYLHSWNNAVIMFLLFLVTASALLNLKNKYVQLLLMYLSIDFVIHFIIRYGMNEAILFGGHWMFAVPILLGWLYTRLPVRMYRILDWIIIGFFVLTATINTMEFMRSFLFA, encoded by the coding sequence ATGATGCCATCCTGCCTGTCTATTCTGTTTCGCGCTCTCCGGATCGAGTGGAGAGAGACTAAGCGCACGTTATTTCCACCGACCCTGATAGAAACCGGACTTTTCCTTTTCTTCCTCATTCTTTACGGGTATATCGGGTACCGGATGCTCTTTCATACGGAACTGATAGATGTGCCCAACGGGGGAGCAGGAAGTTACTTGGGGTATGACAATCTATTCCATCTCCACACGCGCGGAGGAGCGTTTGACATCAGCCATCCCTTCTTCGGTATTTTTCATTTGTTGAAAACCTTGTTGATAATCCTGTTGACAACCCTGTTCAAAGAGAAAACTTCCGGTATTATTTGCCTGATGCTGATGAACCTGTTGATAACCGGCGGACTGGTCCTGATTTATCGTTACCTGAAACAGATTGTCCAGATTTCTTCCAGGCGGGCATTATTGCTGACAGGGTTCACGGGATGCTTCTTCACAACCGTTGTCCTATCATTCACCACAGAATCTTATCCGTTCTCCTTTTTCCTGCTCGTCTTCTCACTATTAATGCTTTCCAGGGAATACAAGCTGACCGGATATATAAAAGGACGGACTATTCTCTTCCTCTCTTTCCTCTGTGGAGGAATAACAATCACCAACGCTGCCAAACCGGCAATGGCCCTATTCCTGAATAAAGCACCGTTCTGGCGTAAAATACGGACGGGGATCAAAGTAATGTTGCCATTTGTCATTTGCGTAGCTGTCATCATGGGCTTTTATACCCTCAAAGCGAAATTGTTCAACCCGGAAGGTCCGTCTCCTATCGAAACGACCGGGCAACTCGGACAGTATTTTATCCATGACGAGACATTCGGTAAACAAGCATTGGTCGATTTCTGGGGCAACACGATCATAAGCACGCCTCTCACACAACAGTTAGTCGGAAAAGAGGTCGTATTACGGCCCAGCGAATACCTGCACAGTTGGAACAATGCCGTAATCATGTTTCTGTTGTTCTTAGTCACAGCCTCGGCTTTGCTCAACCTGAAAAACAAATATGTACAACTGTTGCTTATGTACCTGAGTATCGATTTCGTGATCCACTTTATCATCCGCTACGGGATGAACGAAGCGATCTTGTTCGGCGGACATTGGATGTTTGCAGTCCCGATCCTGCTGGGCTGGCTATACACGCGATTGCCGGTCCGCATGTACCGGATACTGGACTGGATCATTATCGGTTTCTTTGTTCTGACTGCAACGATAAACACGATGGAGTTCATGCGCTCCTTCCTATTCGCCTAA